The following is a genomic window from Balneolaceae bacterium.
GAGGCAGTGCAATCCACCCATTTCCAAACAAACGTTCCAATCGACGCTGTAACCTTCCAGTTTTCAAAAATTGATTTGGTGGATCAGCGATAATTGCATTCTTGAAAAGTTTCTCAAGAGACGGATATTGGCTGATAACTGAGTCCCATATTTTATTCGGATCTTTATCAAATCTCTTCTCCTGATCTGTTTCATCCAGCAGTATTCCGGCACTTAACCGATCATCATTAAATCGAAGCATCCAGATCCATCCCTCTTCAATTAAATGATGAAGTGCCGAATAGTCTGGATTATAGGGATAGTCTGATGTTTTAAATCCATTCGAAATCAAATAATCAGACCAATGATCTGCATTATTAAAGTGGGTGAAAATGGCCGAAGAATTCGTTTTAAATCCATCAGAACTACTCCGATTATTGAAAAATTTTGTTGAGAAATTTGGACTGCCGGTTGCATCTATAATCCATTTGCATTCCATTTCGCTGATCTCTTGGTTCTTCATAAGAAAAACTGACCAGTTGTCGTATTTAGGATCTCTTGAAAGCTTTTGCACTTCAGTTTGATCCCAATACGAGACGCCTTTCTCTACGGCTTTTTTAACCAGAAAATGATCTACATCACTCCTCAGCCAGTTGGTATCTGAATTCAAATCGTTTTCACTTGCTGCTACCAACAACTCTTTGCTATGATGTTCATCAGATTGAAACCTCTCTCCTTTTTTGTGGTGATAATAACTGAATCCTCTTTTGAGTCCGCAAATAATTTCAGGATAATTATTTTGCCAATCACCATAACGAGAAAGGTTCTTCAGAAATGGCAAATCGTATTCATCTGCCAAATCACGTAATATCATGTCTGCAATGGGAGTTGAAGATTCACCAATCGTAAATCGGGGGTGTTCCTTTTTTTCAATCAAGCGCACTTTGTAACCCATATTTGTCAGTGCCATAGCTGTGATTGATCCGGAGAAACCGGAACCTACTATCAAAAAATCAAACTTCTTCATTTGTTGGTATTCTTAGAGTTACAGTGACACTCAATTTCAGGTAAAACCTTTTGTGAATGATTCATCTCATCAAGCCGTTCTTTTCGATCATGGAAACAATCCCCGCAATCAGAAAAGCGCTCCAGATCCCACAAATCACAAAAAACTCGCCCTTTATTTAAACTCAACGCCTGATCAAATACCGTTTCCAGGGCCGAAAGTTTTGGCGGAACATACTCACCAGATGTTCTGAGCTGCTCCATAATTCCATTTCCATCGCGAACCGGGATAATTGAACAGGCGTTACAACCAGCATCAAACGCGTATTCAACTGATTTTAAAGTCCATTCAATATTTTCCTGTGGATCTGTCAAAAACGGCGGATTGAGCAAAATAAACGCTCTCACATCAATTTCCTCATCAATCAAAAATTGTGTCGCTTTATAAAAATCTTCCTTTGTAATCTGTTTATTAAGTTTTGGCAAAACCTCCGGATGGATTGTTTCAAGACCCATTGCAATCTCAAATGATCCATTCAGCATATCGCGAAATTCAGGAATGAACGGACCAATAAGTTTTGGATGATTTTCAACGATTACATGCTCATAATCAGTCAGAAGTTCTGCAATCTGTTTATACTCATCTCGGGGAATCGCCTTTCCATCAAAAAAATTACCGCTATTGTAGAGTTTTACAACATCAGCCGAAGGTAAACGTTTTAATCCATATTCAACCTGATTTGGAATAGCTCCGGTTGGTGTAGGTTTATCTAACGTGTGGCGCCATAAGTCGCACATTACGCATTTAAATGGACACTCCCGATTTGTTAAGAAAATGGTATTCACATCATGAATAACACCCTCTTTTTGCATCTCCTGTTCATGAATATAGAGGTATGGAATAGTTGGATCTACATCGAACTTTGATGGCCTGTATTCCTCAACGGTTTTATTGCTTATTTTGTGAATCAAAAGCAGACTTTGTAAATCTTAATGAGATTATTCAATATTTTATGATACCATTTTTAAGCCGCTTTTAACAGGTTAATTGATCTGTAAACATGTAGTTTTTTATTATCTTTGATCTGAAATTATCAACCTCATAGATTGAATTTGTGATCATTCTTAAGCGTGCTCTATTCTTGATCTTGTTACTACTGATTACAACCTTTTCCAACCTTTATGGACAATTATCAGTAGAAACCTCTGGAATCTTCAGCACAGAAAGTAATACACCTTTTTGGTTTCAATCGAACAGAAATGGTGTTTATTCAAGCGAAGGCAGCCAGTTCTTAACCCGGTTACAATACCATAATTCGTACGATGAGCTCAACAATTTTAAAATTCTCTATGGTACAAGTGTAATTGGGCGTCCGGGAAGTCAATCCACACTCTCATTGAACCAGGGATATCTTAAAATTCGTGGATTCGGACTTGAATTTGCCGGTGGCCGGTTTATCGATCCCTCCCCTCTTTTCTATGATAATGAGCTTGGCATGGGATCTCTCGGAGTCAGTACCAATGCATCTCCAATTCCAAAATTAAAACTTGGGTTGCGTGATTGGTTGTCCGTTCCTTTTACAAACGATTTTCTTCAGGTTTATGGATATGTAACGCATGGCTGGCTTGGAAGTGCCCGCTTTGGAGATAATGTACTTCTGCATGAAAAGGCCGGATATTTTAAGCTTGGAGGAGATCGGTCTGTGAACGTATATGGCGGGCTGGTACACTATGTAATATGGGGTGGCAGCACTCCTGAAGAAGGAGATATTCCAAATGGTTTTTCTGATTTTATTGACATTTTCTTTGCTCAAAGTGGTGATGAATCTACCCCCGGCAGCGAACAGGCCTATGTATTGGGAAACCAATTGGGAACCTGGTCATTTGGGTCTTTGATTGATCTTTCGGGAACAGATATTTCAATTTACCTGCAATCTCCCATCGAAACCAACTACGATCTGAAGCTCAAAAATATGAGTGATATTTTGACCGGTATTTCTTTTGATTTTGGAGAAAATGCGACTCTTCCTGTTGATAAATTTGTATACGAATATTTGTATACAAAAAATCAGAGCGGCCCCAGAAGAGTAAATCCTGATGCAGATCCCGATGTTGATCGTTTCAGGGGAAACCAAAATTACTATAATCACGAGATTTATGAATCAGGTTGGGCGTACCAGTATCGGACGATTGGGAATCCGCTTTTTAAAGCTGATGAGGATGCACTCGGAATCTTAAACAATCGAATTATCGCACATCATGTGGGGATTGAATCAAGCGTTAACCAAGTAGATTTATTCGGAAAAATCACCTACAGTAAAAATTTTGGAAAACGATGCGATAACAGAAATCCGGATATTGGTGAGGGAGATCTTTTCGGAATTCAATGCAATCGTGAAGTAACAATCGATCCGGGAACCCCGATTACTCAATGGTCATTATTAGCCGGAACTGAATTCCCGCTTCCTATAATTCCTGATCAAAATATCCGATTTAGAGTAGAAACCGCCCTTGACAGCGGACGACTTTTTGGAGATCAATTTGGCATTTTGACAAGCATTCGATGGACGCCTTAAATTGAATTCATCGGATGAGTATCTCAATTAAATATTTTGATTAAGCTTATTCACTCATCCGATGATTACGATGATTGAAGTGGTAGTTATCGATAAAGCGATCTAAAATAATCCCGATACACCATCTCGTCATCAGGAAAAATCTTCTCAAAATCATCCTTTCCTACAGAACCATGCTGCATTCTTCGTTTTGGAAAGACCGGCATGTCTAAACCTGTAACAGCCTTCACTCCACGTTGAACGATCTCTCCTTTTAGAGCATATAGCTCTTCGTGATTCCAGTCGGTTAACTGTATAAATGGAATACCTTCAGAAACTTCAATTACGTTTGGCAGTGAATAAGGGCTGAATCCTTCAAATCCAAAATGAGCGGCCGTTGCATAGGTTCGAACACTTCCGCGGCTATGCCCTCCGCTATAGGTAAGTGAATGCTTAATTTTGTCAACACCCCACCCTTCGTGATACAGCAGTGGATTGTTCAGGACACTTCGAATCGTTAATTCAGGATTTTCTTCAATCGGATAGGATTTTAAATTTTCATCTCCGCCATCTCCATCAACCAGATATTTCCAGTTAGGGTATTTCTTTCTAATCAATTTACACAGAGCCAATGCAGTTGTTGCGGCTTCAACATCTCGTTGTTTGTAATCCTCAATCACACGAATAGTCTCTTTGTAATCCAGATCCGAAGACTCTCCCTCCATCACTTCAAGAAACATGCTTAAATCCAGTGAGTCCAGGAATTTATACGCTTGCGAGGCATCCGGTCCATGATTGATTGATAATGTAAATGCTTTTAACCTGGCAGGCGACTCTCCCCTTTTTAGCAGCAGATCATACAGGGTCAGAAACACCGAACCGCTGTCAATTCCACCAGAAAACAGAACACCAATGGGTTCATCTTTTGGAATTGAATCCAGCCATTTTTCTAACTCATTAGCCATCGCACCTACATAGGCTTCCCCTATTTTATCCAGATCTGCATTGAGTTGATTTCGTTTTGGCGTAAAATATCGTTTGTAATCCGGATTCGGATCCGGGCAGCCAATTACATCTAACTTAGTAACATAATGAGCCGGTACCATTCGGGTATAATCCGGACGAAATTGATGATGTAAACCTAACTCCTTCAGATAGTTATAGATATCATCGATTCTTTCAGCTACAACTAATAACGGGCCCTCCACCTGTTTGGCCATAAAATAGCGCATGGGCCGGCCGATTGAGCGTGCCATCCGAACCTGTTGTCCCTCTTTTGTAACAATCGCAAAACTACCGTCAATTTTACGAACTTCTTCAGGATCTCCATTGGCCACAATTTTCTCAGCCTCTTCATGAGACATATTGAAAATTTGGTTTTTTTCCGGTTCAATCAGATTGGCAAAATCGTGGAGTTTCTGTACTACTTTAGGCATAGCTCTGAGCTTCTGTTATAATTTTTTTGATATAAAAACATGTTATTTCACTTGAAAAGTAAGAAATATCTACGAAACGATTCTACTCTGATCGTGTCTCGGTTGATATAATCAACTGCCTGATGAACTTTGCAAAGGCCTCTGATTATTTTTTTAGTTTCTTTTGAGAAGCCTTGTGTCAAAACAAAACGGCCTGATCTCTTTCACCTCAATTTTTTCCATATCAGAGTGCAAAGGATTTATCAAAATATTACTTTCTGTTTGCACCAAAACAGAGGGTACTTTAAGCATTACGCTCATTGTAGAATTAATCCATTTTGCACCAATCTCCGCCAGTTTATTTGGTGCTGGATAATTTCGCCAATCGCCCGGAAGCTCTTCCCTTTGTATGATTTCAGGTTTTAGATTATCAGGTACCGATAGAATTAACAGATTCAAATCATCCGGAATTGCCGAAACCGGGGCATGTACAAGTGTTTCTAATGCAGCAAGAGATTCACTTTGAGAAGTATAAAGAACTGGTGTTCCTTTAAAATTCCATCTCCCTCCATATATTCTGGATCCTTCTCCACTTAAATCTTCAATATATCTCTCCCTGGCAATCCTGTAGAGATCCATCAGGCATATACACCTTGTTCCAACCTGCCAAGCTCATCAGTAACCATGCGGGCTCCAAAACTTGTATCGAGCAGACTGAATGGAGTTTGCCCTGCTAAAGCTACAGAAGGAGATTGAAGCCATTGCTGAAACTGTTTCCGATTGTTAAAAACATCGATCCCTTTTCCAAGAACTTCAGCAACGAGTAAGGCGTGTTCTGAAACTTCCGGTGGAAGAAGATCATCGTCCTTATATCGTTGGAGGGTTCGAAGCGATACAGGCAGAAGTTCAGAGAACTGTTTTAGGGATAAGGACCCGATTTCAGCGAGTTTAATCAATGATTTTTTTGAAATACCCTGCCGTGCCAGTTCTACCATTGTCATTGGCGAGGATGCTACGTAAGCAACTGCGGCCTCTCTTAGTATGTTATTTAATGAGTCTGTACTCATGAGGTAAATGTAATATGTCGTTATTATTACGACATATTACATATTTACCCTCGTATTTTCAACTTTTTAGTATTTTTATTTTTTAATCGATTCCTAAAATTTTCTTATTCAACTCTGTATCACCACCGCCACCGGCAAAGTCATCAAAGGCTTTTTCGGTAACCTGGATGATATAATCGTTGATTAATTCAGCACCTTCACGGGCTCCCTGCTCAGGATGTTTGATACAGCATTCCCATTCAAGAACTGCCCAGCAATCTATATCATACTGAGACAGTTTGGTAAAGATACTTCTGAAATCTACTTGCCCGTCACCAATAGACCGGAATCGTCCCGGACGATCAATCCAGCTTTCGTAACCACCATAAACCCCGGCTCTTCCAGTAGGATTAAACTCCGCATCTTTCACATGAAACGCTTCGATATAGTCTTTATAGATATCGATAAATTCCAGGTAATCAAGCTGCTGAAGAACAAAGTGACTGGGATCATACAGAATTCTTGCACGACGATGATTATCTGTGGCCTCGAGGAATTTCTCATAGGTAATTCCATCATGCAGGTCTTCACCCGGGTGCAATTCATAGCACACATCCACACCATTCTCATCAAACTCATCCAAAATTGGGTTCCAGAGTTTGGCAAGTTCGGCAAAACCATCTTCAACCAAGCCGGCAGGTCGCTGAGGCCACGGGTAAACTGTATGCCACATTAAAGCCCCGGAAAAGGTGATATGGGCATCCAGTCCTAAATTTTTACTGGCCTTTGCGGTGTACTTTAACTGCTGTATTGCCCACTCCTGTCGTTCCTTCGGTTTTCCGTGAAGTTCCTCGGGAGCAAAAGCATCGAACATCGTATCATACGCCGGATGAACAGCTACGAGCTGGCCAATGAGATGTGAAGCCAGTTCAGTAATTACAACACCGGTTTCTTCAATTTTGCCTCTGTATTCATCAGCAAATGTTTTGCTTTCAGCAAGTTTTTTAACGTCAATCAATCCGGTTTCCCACGTGGGTATCTGCACTCCTTTATATCCCAGGGATTCAGCCCACTTACACAGGGATATCAGGTCGTTAAACGGTTCTTCATCTCCTACAAATTGCGCCAGAAATATGGCAGGTCCTTTTATTGTTTTCATAATTTAATGGGTGTCCATTTAGTTTCAGATTTACTTGATTCGATCATCGTATCAACAAAAGCCATTCCGCGTATGCCGTCTACAACATCGGGAAAATCATAATCGCCAGCAGAATTATATTCACCGTTTTGATGATCAACAACGGCTTTATGGAATGCTACATAAATGTTAGCAAAGGCTTCCAGATATCCTTCCGGATGGCCTGCTGGAGTTCTTGTATTTGCTTTAGCCAGGTCTGATACATACCCGGTACCTGTTCGGATAATTTTGTGAGGTCCCTCTAATGGTTTGAACAGCAATGTATTTTGATCAGACTGCTTCCACTCGAGTCCACCTTTTTCTCCATAAACGCGAATTTTTATATCGTTCTCTTCACCGGCTGCAATCTGGCTGACCATTAATACACCAGTTGTACCATCTTCAAACTTTAGAAGAGCAGCGGCATCATCATCAAGCTGTCTTCCTTCAACTACAGTATTGATATCCGCACAAATGTGTGTGATGTTTTTCCCTGAAACATACTCAGCAAGATTAGCAGCATGGGTGCCAATATCTCCAATGGCTCCGCCGGCACCCGATCGCTCCGGGTCCGTTCTCCAGGATGCTTGTTTATTCCCTTCTTCTTCGAGAGGAGTTGCCAGCCATCCCTGTGGATACTCTACATAAATCTTTCGAAGATCGCCCAGTTCCCCTGTTCTAACATACTCTTTGGCTTCTTTCACCATCGGGTAACCGGTGTAGGTGTGAGTCAGTGCCAGGATTTGCCCGGTTTCATCAATAATTTCTTTTAAATCTTTTGCCTGCTGAAGATTAAATGCCAGCGGTTTATCGATAATGACATGAAATCCATTTTCAAGGGCAAGTTTTGCCGGTTCAAAGTGAACATGATTCGGTGTAACAATCGACACAGCTTCAATCCGTTCATCTTCCGGCAATTGACTCTCTTTCTCAATCATCTCATTAAATGATCCATATGTACGATCGGGATCGAGTCCTAAAGCATCACCTGTTTTTTTCGATTTTTCCGGGCTACTGCTAAAGGCTCCTGCAACTAATGAGAATTTACTATCCAATGCAGCAGCTTTTCTGTGCACTTCTCCGATGAAGGCATCAAGGCTGCCTCCTACCATTCCATATTTTAATTTTTTGCTCATTGTTATGATATATAACTTTAGATTAATTTTAGCTATTTAGAAATAACGAAGTTTTCAAAATTCTGCAAACCTTATCATCCTTTTACTTGCACTTATCGTGCATAAAATCAATATTCTGCTTGTTTGATTACATATAACAAATTTAAGATTATTTCTTCCATGAAAAAATTCGTAAAAGCCAGGTTAAGTGGCATGATGTTTCTTCAATTCTTCATCTGGGGAGCCTGGTATACTGCGATTGCCGTTTACATGTCAAACAACGGGATGGAAGATTTAACGCACTGGCCATTTACTGTAAATCCTATAGCAGCAATTTGTGCACCATTCTTTGTTGGCTTGATTGCAGACAGGTTCTTTCCTACCGAAAAAGTCCTTGGCTCACTTCATATCTTTGGAGGCATTATAATGGGTATTACGCCTCTTGCCGTGGACAATCCTTTATTATTTATCCTTCTTCTGCTGGCCTATAATCTTTGTT
Proteins encoded in this region:
- a CDS encoding capsule assembly Wzi family protein, producing the protein MILLLLITTFSNLYGQLSVETSGIFSTESNTPFWFQSNRNGVYSSEGSQFLTRLQYHNSYDELNNFKILYGTSVIGRPGSQSTLSLNQGYLKIRGFGLEFAGGRFIDPSPLFYDNELGMGSLGVSTNASPIPKLKLGLRDWLSVPFTNDFLQVYGYVTHGWLGSARFGDNVLLHEKAGYFKLGGDRSVNVYGGLVHYVIWGGSTPEEGDIPNGFSDFIDIFFAQSGDESTPGSEQAYVLGNQLGTWSFGSLIDLSGTDISIYLQSPIETNYDLKLKNMSDILTGISFDFGENATLPVDKFVYEYLYTKNQSGPRRVNPDADPDVDRFRGNQNYYNHEIYESGWAYQYRTIGNPLFKADEDALGILNNRIIAHHVGIESSVNQVDLFGKITYSKNFGKRCDNRNPDIGEGDLFGIQCNREVTIDPGTPITQWSLLAGTEFPLPIIPDQNIRFRVETALDSGRLFGDQFGILTSIRWTP
- a CDS encoding asparagine synthase-related protein produces the protein MPKVVQKLHDFANLIEPEKNQIFNMSHEEAEKIVANGDPEEVRKIDGSFAIVTKEGQQVRMARSIGRPMRYFMAKQVEGPLLVVAERIDDIYNYLKELGLHHQFRPDYTRMVPAHYVTKLDVIGCPDPNPDYKRYFTPKRNQLNADLDKIGEAYVGAMANELEKWLDSIPKDEPIGVLFSGGIDSGSVFLTLYDLLLKRGESPARLKAFTLSINHGPDASQAYKFLDSLDLSMFLEVMEGESSDLDYKETIRVIEDYKQRDVEAATTALALCKLIRKKYPNWKYLVDGDGGDENLKSYPIEENPELTIRSVLNNPLLYHEGWGVDKIKHSLTYSGGHSRGSVRTYATAAHFGFEGFSPYSLPNVIEVSEGIPFIQLTDWNHEELYALKGEIVQRGVKAVTGLDMPVFPKRRMQHGSVGKDDFEKIFPDDEMVYRDYFRSLYR
- a CDS encoding antitoxin Xre/MbcA/ParS toxin-binding domain-containing protein; this translates as MSTDSLNNILREAAVAYVASSPMTMVELARQGISKKSLIKLAEIGSLSLKQFSELLPVSLRTLQRYKDDDLLPPEVSEHALLVAEVLGKGIDVFNNRKQFQQWLQSPSVALAGQTPFSLLDTSFGARMVTDELGRLEQGVYA
- a CDS encoding sugar phosphate isomerase/epimerase family protein — its product is MKTIKGPAIFLAQFVGDEEPFNDLISLCKWAESLGYKGVQIPTWETGLIDVKKLAESKTFADEYRGKIEETGVVITELASHLIGQLVAVHPAYDTMFDAFAPEELHGKPKERQEWAIQQLKYTAKASKNLGLDAHITFSGALMWHTVYPWPQRPAGLVEDGFAELAKLWNPILDEFDENGVDVCYELHPGEDLHDGITYEKFLEATDNHRRARILYDPSHFVLQQLDYLEFIDIYKDYIEAFHVKDAEFNPTGRAGVYGGYESWIDRPGRFRSIGDGQVDFRSIFTKLSQYDIDCWAVLEWECCIKHPEQGAREGAELINDYIIQVTEKAFDDFAGGGGDTELNKKILGID
- a CDS encoding RES family NAD+ phosphorylase — translated: MDLYRIARERYIEDLSGEGSRIYGGRWNFKGTPVLYTSQSESLAALETLVHAPVSAIPDDLNLLILSVPDNLKPEIIQREELPGDWRNYPAPNKLAEIGAKWINSTMSVMLKVPSVLVQTESNILINPLHSDMEKIEVKEIRPFCFDTRLLKRN
- a CDS encoding FAD-dependent oxidoreductase; its protein translation is MKKFDFLIVGSGFSGSITAMALTNMGYKVRLIEKKEHPRFTIGESSTPIADMILRDLADEYDLPFLKNLSRYGDWQNNYPEIICGLKRGFSYYHHKKGERFQSDEHHSKELLVAASENDLNSDTNWLRSDVDHFLVKKAVEKGVSYWDQTEVQKLSRDPKYDNWSVFLMKNQEISEMECKWIIDATGSPNFSTKFFNNRSSSDGFKTNSSAIFTHFNNADHWSDYLISNGFKTSDYPYNPDYSALHHLIEEGWIWMLRFNDDRLSAGILLDETDQEKRFDKDPNKIWDSVISQYPSLEKLFKNAIIADPPNQFLKTGRLQRRLERLFGNGWIALPHTAGFVDPLHSTGIAHTLSGVETILNIFRNNENNKSKIKDLNKYQDKVFNELSVIDLLVSICYRSRKYFELFTASSMLYFIASIRYEQRRLKGDIPDTFLCAGDSEIKQIIQETYIEFQDLFSGSMTDSEISKQVKKIKKRIEPFNTVGLMNSKANNMYRHTAVEL
- a CDS encoding Gfo/Idh/MocA family oxidoreductase; translation: MSKKLKYGMVGGSLDAFIGEVHRKAAALDSKFSLVAGAFSSSPEKSKKTGDALGLDPDRTYGSFNEMIEKESQLPEDERIEAVSIVTPNHVHFEPAKLALENGFHVIIDKPLAFNLQQAKDLKEIIDETGQILALTHTYTGYPMVKEAKEYVRTGELGDLRKIYVEYPQGWLATPLEEEGNKQASWRTDPERSGAGGAIGDIGTHAANLAEYVSGKNITHICADINTVVEGRQLDDDAAALLKFEDGTTGVLMVSQIAAGEENDIKIRVYGEKGGLEWKQSDQNTLLFKPLEGPHKIIRTGTGYVSDLAKANTRTPAGHPEGYLEAFANIYVAFHKAVVDHQNGEYNSAGDYDFPDVVDGIRGMAFVDTMIESSKSETKWTPIKL